The window CCGTGGACAGGGCCACCAGCAGGAGGGCCACGGATCCGACGCAGAGCACCGAGGCCACCGAGAAGCTTATCCGTTTCCACAGCGATGGCATCCTTTGATGACGAGCCCTGCGTGTTGCCCCAGGAGAGGGAACCCCGCACCGGGCAGCAACCGCAGCCGAGCGCCGCCGGCCACCTCCTGCATCAGTTTATCCGGCGGGCTGAATTAGAAAACGGAATAGTTGTTATAAAATGAGAGGTGTTGGCACGCTTGTAACTAGGGAAGGAGAAACCGAATCTATGGCGGTCAAAGGGATCACTTTCTGGGAAGAAACTCTATCCTGCCTGCCCCGTTGCTCTTCAGCAGGAGGAATAAATAGCAAATTGCCTTTGGGAGGCCTCTAATTGGTGACCTTTAGGCATGGCGCCGATATAAAAAGCATACGCATGGGTGATTGTGTTCATTCAAATCCGAAAGGTTACAAGTGCATTGTCCCCCCCACTCCATTTACAAGATTTATACACATAAATTGCTCTAGCAGGGGTGTGCATATAGCGGCCatataaaatgaatacaaataataaaaaaaattaacagtgTATAATGTTTTTacaactatattaaaaaaaatttttttacatttacttacCTCGTTGAATAAAtggttaattgatttgtttcaaataatcaaataaaaaggggTAAAATAAACTATTGTTTCGTTAATGTTTATATTCATTTGATTATTAAAAGAGAAtgcattattttagtttatcaTAATACATAATAGTTacatattttacacacacatttcaatttttttcctcctcatccACCTCCCCAGCTCTACAATATAAGGGACATATATTACAAAGagaaaaacacaatatattaCATAGAGAAAGACAAAACGTTATTGTTTTGATGAGATTGACTAATTAGATGTGCTTtgaatctttttaaaataaccatttcaaaagcattaatttattttgaatttagtctttatattttatttcatattaattcTTCAAAATATTAAGCATGGTAATGGATAACGTTCTTTCTTTAcattcatataatttttttgaataCGCCAATAAACAAAGCAAGCCAACCTcgtgatttttattattgtaatccgcAGATAcgatttattatttaattagaaaaatactttatttaaaaaataattgaaaaataaagtaacgctgtagtaaaaaaaacaaaaaacaatttcgatAATGTATTCGTGCGTCACCGGGTGCGCGATGACGTTACGCCGTGACGCACGACGTCAGTCTCCCAGGCTGTCGCTGAAAAGATGGCGGACTCGCAGTCGACGGGTCTGGCGGATGATGCCGAGAAGGAGGACAGGGAGATCGGCGGGAGGACCTCGAGGATAGGCAGGGCCAAGTGGAAAGACGGTGGTACGGATAATCTTCGTTTCAGCGACAAAGATGCCAGCGGGAAGGGGAGGAAACGCAACCTGTCAGGTGGGAATGCTAGTCCGGCTAGGGGCTACTAAGAGATAGCCCCTGGTTTGACAGCCGGAGGGACTGTTGTTGTCGTGCGAGATGAGGTGGTGATCAGGGAGTGAACCTGACTGTAGTGCGCGGTTAGCGGGTAACGTCCTTTGGAGATGTGGACCCAATTCTTTTACCGTCATATTTAGCATCAGTAGTTGAAGTCAACAACATGACACATTGACTCTGTACTGAAAAAACATCAAAGGTTTATTGTTTGCCCAGTCTGTCCACCAGTTTGTcgtgcaatgtaaaaaaaaaaaccgtgCAACTTATAATTAAATTGACTCCACGGTGGTGCATGTTGTGTCCGTGCAGATCTGTCGTTAGTCAGGTTCGTAACCACGGAGCTGACCAGGGGCTACTTCCTGGAGCACAACGAGGCCAAATACACTGAGCGCAGGGAGAAGGTCTATACCTGCCTTCGCATTCCCAAGGAGCTGGAGAAGGTGAACCAAAActttgcgtgtgtgcatgcaacTCACCGACCACACAAAAAATTCCTTTAGTTTTCACAAAGGCAAATGACTGTGCTACATAATCGTCAACGTTTCTGCttatctttgtatttttgtttagttgatGACATTTGGCTTCTTCCTTTGCTTGGATGCCTTCCTCTACGTCTTCACGTTATTGCCTCTCAGAGTGCTGCTGGCCCTCCTGCAGCTTCTCACACTGCCATGCTGCGGTCTTGggtaaggaaaaaaaacctcaacttCATCAATATAGTCATTCTTGTACCTTGGAGTATTTTTATAAATGCATGTTAAGAcaccttgttaaaaaaaaaaacagttggataATACGGTATAAAACATAGTGACGGCATGTTCTTACATAGCTCTcaagtttgcccacccttgtacttaactctttgactgccaaaaacgttaaataacgtttagtaaaaccctatggATAAGTGCCAAagagaggtgaaactaaccattttctattgttgattactgaaaaacggaataaggtagaaacaaacttttttttctgatgaaagatgagagtccaatctttttttggtagtatgtgtgtttccatagtccaaacacataattttctgtggaccttgaaagatcagtcaaaaatgcttaaatcggctggcacccacggcatcccttttctgaaaacgtcgtggcagtcaaagagttaaagtcactgtaaagtgaaagaaaataaattttgtaaatttgacacgACACGGAGTGTTGTTGAGAAAACTGCCGAATTTGAATCATTAAAAAACTCGCCGGTGAATACAATGAGGCGTCATCAAATGTCAAGCCTCTGAAATGCTGTGGCACGTGTTCGCTGAATTTGCTGAAACCACACATTGTCAGTCAAATACACATTTTGCTTATACTGACACATAAACTCTATTTGTGAAACTTCAATGGTGAAACAATTGAGTGTTATATAGTTGGTAGATGTTTTTAGCAGTTATCTTCAAATATGTACTATGCATTCGTGTTAGTgctagtggagagaaacatgaaaaacaagctGTATagtggctctcaaggaccgaacttggccacccctgtctTACATAATCAGATGCAATATGTTACTATTAATTGCCTATAGAGGGCAGTAGTAACTTGATTGTCTCATGCTAGCGGTGGGCGCCTCCTGCAGCCGGCTCAGGTGTGCGACGTCCTGAAAGGCTTCATCATGGTCCTGTGTTACTCCATGATGAGCTATGTCGACTACGCCATGATGTACCACCTCATCCGAGGCCAGTCCGTCATCAAGCTCTACATCATCTACAACATGCTAGAGGTACTCCCAGGACGATGCGGGTGAGGATGATGGCAGCGAGCCTCCTCTCATCTCCTTCCcaatctgtttttttgtttcgtttgacAGGTGGCCGACCGCCTCTTCTCGTCATTTGGCCAGGACATCCTGGATGCGCTGTACTGGACGGCCACAGAGCCCAAAGAGAAGAAGCGGGCGCACATCGGCGTCATCCCACACTTCCTTATGGCTGTGCTCTACGTCTGTATCCTTTTGCAAATACGTCTCCCCAACTGTACGTCTTCAATAAAACGTGGTGCAGTTTGACAGCAACAAAGGTCACAGCGTCCAAAATCTCGCTCATATTCAatttgaaaacaacatttttgaggatttatcagattattatttattatatttgcaTAAATATTAAACCCAAAAAGGTTTGTGATTTGCTGTAGATGCTGCAAGAtggcggaattttttttttctctctgtcaaACTAGACTATCACCTGACTAATTGAAGCTCCTCCCCTTCACCTCAGCACAATTTCTTGGCACCGAGATGtcaaagaaatattaaaaaattggaCTTGGCTTTTCCCAAAgcacaaaaacaggaaatggTTGTGTGATATATTTATTAGAGTGAAGATAGCTCtgtttagggaaaaaaaaaaaaaaaaactgaaaattgcaTCCCAAATTCTGATGCCGTGATTGAATCGGCACATTGctcctataatttttttttttattactccaGTGTTTGTTCTCCAATAGTGTCCGGTTTATTTTTGCCTCAATGTGCTCGATGTCAGTCCTCCACGCCATCCTCATCATGGTCCAGGCCACCACGCTCAACGTCGCCTTCAACTCCCACAACAAGTCGCTCCTCACCATCATGATGTCCAACAATGTGAGTAGTAACACTAAAGAGATCCGTTctaaggacccccccccccaaaaaaacaaaaattaattttaatttttaatttagagagtatggttttattttcaattttgtgtaatacaatacaaaaaaaaagtttttatagtCAGGCTATTTTTGCCAACTAAAGTGTGCTTATGTCAGACAGAATAGGGAAAATTCACGTGTAATTGACACTCTTTGAAATGCattcgggggaaaaaaaagtttattcacacatcctgtattattttgaattaatcGGTAATCactaatcagcatttttttccctgcaaaGCATagttcccccctccccctcttgCTGTCTGACATGAAATAAGATACGTTTCTGCTTTATATAAATTAGgatgaacacatttatttatatttgctaAATGCCAgagtaatgaaaataaattttcatgaCTTTGTGTCAATTATAACCCAAATTTTTGCTCACgtctcaagacaaaaaaaaatcgaccgaGCGACggctagaaaaaaatcaagagtAATTCTTTTGCTGTCGAGTTGGTTTCTTGAAAAAAAGGAATGACTGTCTCAAAATAGATTAAGAAACCTCATTCATACCATGGTTAAAAACGTTTGCCTTATTTTCTAGTTAatacagtcttttttttatgttaagacAAGACTAGAAACAAGTAAGAAATGTTAATACAAAcctttatgaataaaaaaaggttgaaaacaaaacagaatgacTCATTTATACCAGTGGAAGACATGGCCGGTGACTAATTGAGACAGAAATGAGCATTTATAACTTTGTGAAGGCAACATTTTTGGCATGGCTCttgtatttaatttcattagattgtgcaagtgtatCTAATATTGTGGCCAGTGAGTGTAAAAGCGATTGTTCATCCATTTATCATCTTCTTGCAGTTTGTGGAAATCAAAGGAAGCGTGTTCAAGAAGTTTGAGAAGAACAACCTTTTCCAGATGTCAAACAGCGGCAAGTGGATGAATCGATGCACACAATCaagtcaaaagaaaaatattaggaAGTCGT of the Vanacampus margaritifer isolate UIUO_Vmar chromosome 7, RoL_Vmar_1.0, whole genome shotgun sequence genome contains:
- the tapt1b gene encoding transmembrane anterior posterior transformation protein 1 homolog isoform X2, whose product is MADSQSTGLADDAEKEDREIGGRTSRIGRAKWKDGGTDNLRFSDKDASGKGRKRNLSDLSLVRFVTTELTRGYFLEHNEAKYTERREKVYTCLRIPKELEKLMTFGFFLCLDAFLYVFTLLPLRVLLALLQLLTLPCCGLGGGRLLQPAQVCDVLKGFIMVLCYSMMSYVDYAMMYHLIRGQSVIKLYIIYNMLEVADRLFSSFGQDILDALYWTATEPKEKKRAHIGVIPHFLMAVLYVFLHAILIMVQATTLNVAFNSHNKSLLTIMMSNNFVEIKGSVFKKFEKNNLFQMSNSDIKERFTNYILLLIVCLRNMEQFSWNPDHLWVLFPDVAMVIASEVAVDVVKHAFITKFNDISADVYGEYRASLAFDLVSSRQKNAYTDYSDSVSRRMGFIPLPLALLLIRVVSSSVKIQGSLSFMCVLLFYFGLITLKVLNSIVLLGTSCAFVKDANMEEKLFDPPPSAASSRVNSRTPRAKTPHTAATQQEPMTDKAGIPLASVSPQPAYVAESAVPPASALPKSDSDAFLTTPDEEDDVIKIINTDTGLDEEVLARRTPKKDLLEIDRFTICGNRID